Proteins co-encoded in one Flavobacterium sp. M31R6 genomic window:
- a CDS encoding TolC family protein translates to MDYLFLKSLKSEFVILIIACFFSEIGFSQNDESVRIIRLDEAIELGIRNNNQLKIANSDVTIANENLNQSQIAKAPVLGLNMGYNYIGNPKVFEGFYEKNTTVDYFNHQGSANVFASMPLYYGGAINNQIDKQQLMVSMQESVAKMTETEIKQAITTQFFTLEKLYKEIEITKQNIVNTDIRIRQLESRVSNGQNLKSDLLRTELQKSNFEVAVFRSSNSIELISNYLDILTGLPTNTRLKPVLDGILIPAKEVSLQESLSEAYENRYEIKRSQINVKIAESSLDITKSGFKPYINANLLFNTQYPAQWPNYSDNILNYWAAGVSLSWEISSFYNIKHRANADKLQIDKSNIALAATKDQINQDVKAAYIRFTESARNITTFKKDVDLALSNYKIVKSRYDNDFAVISDIVDAELQLNEAKISLNNANIDAIIQYYSLQYAMGKL, encoded by the coding sequence ATGGATTACCTTTTTTTAAAAAGTCTTAAAAGTGAATTTGTTATTCTGATAATAGCATGTTTTTTTTCTGAAATTGGATTTTCCCAAAATGATGAAAGTGTCAGAATCATAAGATTGGATGAAGCCATAGAATTGGGTATTCGCAATAATAATCAGCTTAAAATAGCCAATTCCGACGTTACTATTGCCAATGAAAATTTGAACCAGTCCCAAATAGCCAAAGCACCGGTTCTTGGCTTAAATATGGGATATAATTATATTGGAAATCCTAAAGTCTTTGAGGGTTTTTATGAAAAAAACACGACAGTCGATTATTTTAATCACCAAGGATCAGCTAATGTTTTTGCATCCATGCCTTTATATTATGGAGGGGCAATCAACAATCAAATAGACAAACAACAACTAATGGTCAGTATGCAGGAATCGGTTGCCAAGATGACCGAAACTGAAATTAAACAAGCAATAACAACCCAATTCTTCACTCTCGAAAAGTTATATAAGGAAATTGAAATTACTAAACAAAACATTGTCAATACGGATATACGAATCAGGCAATTGGAATCCAGAGTTTCCAATGGACAAAATCTTAAAAGTGATTTGTTAAGAACCGAATTGCAAAAGTCGAATTTTGAGGTGGCGGTTTTTCGCAGTTCCAATTCAATCGAGTTAATCAGCAATTATTTGGATATATTGACAGGGCTTCCTACCAATACCAGACTAAAACCGGTATTGGATGGTATTTTAATTCCTGCGAAAGAGGTCAGTTTGCAGGAAAGTTTGTCTGAAGCCTATGAAAATCGTTATGAAATCAAAAGATCACAAATCAATGTTAAAATAGCCGAGTCATCCTTGGATATAACCAAGAGCGGTTTTAAACCTTATATCAATGCCAACTTGCTTTTCAATACACAATATCCCGCGCAATGGCCTAATTATTCAGATAATATTCTCAATTATTGGGCGGCGGGAGTGTCTCTCAGTTGGGAAATTTCCAGTTTTTATAATATAAAACACCGTGCCAATGCGGATAAGCTGCAAATAGATAAAAGCAATATTGCACTTGCGGCTACCAAAGATCAAATCAATCAAGATGTAAAGGCAGCCTATATTCGATTTACGGAAAGTGCGAGAAACATAACAACTTTTAAGAAAGATGTTGATTTGGCACTGAGCAATTACAAAATCGTAAAAAGCCGTTATGACAATGATTTTGCCGTAATCAGCGATATCGTTGATGCCGAATTGCAGTTGAACGAAGCTAAAATTTCACTAAATAATGCCAATATAGATGCAATTATTCAATATTATTCCCTGCAGTATGCAATGGGTAAACTTTAA
- a CDS encoding superoxide dismutase family protein, which translates to MKKIIFSAALIIAVIIGCKTNSKSSDAKTLNLTFEPKSNSKVTGTATFTEKNGKVTFVAKIAGLQPGIHAIHIHEKSDCSAADGSSAGGHWNPTFKKHGKWGEGEYHKGDIGNFTADEKGNGTITLTTDEWCIGCGDATKDVIGKGLIVHQGADDFVTQPTGNAGARVACSAIIK; encoded by the coding sequence ATGAAAAAAATAATCTTTTCCGCTGCCCTAATTATTGCTGTAATCATTGGCTGTAAAACCAATAGCAAATCTAGTGATGCCAAAACCCTAAACCTTACTTTTGAACCAAAAAGTAATAGTAAAGTAACAGGGACAGCCACTTTTACAGAGAAAAATGGTAAAGTAACTTTTGTTGCAAAAATTGCTGGATTGCAACCTGGAATCCATGCCATTCATATTCATGAAAAATCAGATTGTTCTGCAGCTGACGGAAGTTCTGCAGGAGGGCACTGGAATCCTACCTTCAAAAAACATGGAAAATGGGGAGAAGGAGAATATCATAAAGGTGATATCGGTAATTTTACCGCTGATGAAAAAGGAAACGGAACTATCACTTTGACAACAGATGAATGGTGTATTGGTTGTGGCGATGCTACAAAAGACGTTATTGGTAAAGGTCTTATTGTTCATCAAGGTGCCGATGATTTTGTAACCCAACCAACAGGAAATGCGGGTGCAAGAGTAGCTTGTTCAGCAATAATAAAATAA
- a CDS encoding HlyD family secretion protein has product MSEDKTINEAVVKSEKKRNTILTILSFIFIIGGGIWILSLIFDFHRYETTNNAQVESYINSVTARATGHVASIHFDANQFVHKGDTLVVLDDEEYRIKVKQAEADLAVAEGNLHSLEQSIVTATANQAASKDNLEGDKASLDKAEKDYQRFKNMIADSAVTRNQYDQVVSKLQSTKAYLDAGQKQLLASVSTTKQSYTNLEAAKATVARKKADLENALLQLSYTRIIAMADGYVGERTISIGELINANQVVATLVLNQKVWVTANFKETQIGKIKPGQEVTITVDALDDKEFKGKVVGFSPATGAKFSMVEPDNSTGNFVKITQRIPVKIDFEASAKELESVKPGMSVTVEIKK; this is encoded by the coding sequence ATGAGCGAAGATAAAACCATCAACGAAGCTGTCGTAAAAAGCGAAAAAAAGAGAAATACAATATTGACTATTCTTTCTTTTATTTTCATTATAGGAGGAGGCATTTGGATATTAAGCTTGATTTTCGATTTTCATCGGTATGAGACAACCAATAATGCCCAAGTTGAATCCTATATTAACAGTGTTACGGCCAGGGCAACGGGGCATGTTGCTTCAATCCATTTTGACGCCAATCAATTTGTTCATAAAGGCGATACTTTGGTTGTTCTGGACGATGAAGAATACAGGATAAAAGTAAAACAGGCCGAAGCTGATTTGGCTGTTGCCGAAGGGAATCTCCATTCATTGGAACAATCCATAGTTACGGCCACTGCAAATCAGGCTGCATCCAAAGATAATCTTGAGGGTGATAAAGCGAGTCTTGACAAGGCCGAAAAGGATTATCAACGTTTTAAAAATATGATTGCCGATTCAGCAGTTACCAGAAATCAATACGATCAAGTAGTTTCAAAACTACAATCGACTAAAGCGTATCTCGATGCTGGCCAAAAACAGTTACTGGCGAGCGTATCAACCACTAAACAAAGTTATACCAATCTTGAAGCGGCCAAAGCCACTGTAGCCCGCAAAAAAGCCGATTTGGAAAACGCTTTGTTACAGTTGTCTTACACGCGAATTATTGCCATGGCTGACGGTTATGTAGGTGAGAGAACCATATCGATAGGTGAGTTGATTAATGCCAATCAGGTTGTGGCAACACTAGTTTTGAACCAAAAGGTTTGGGTCACTGCCAATTTTAAGGAAACCCAAATTGGAAAAATTAAACCAGGGCAAGAAGTGACCATTACTGTTGATGCGCTTGACGACAAAGAATTTAAAGGAAAAGTGGTGGGTTTTTCGCCGGCTACTGGAGCTAAATTCTCAATGGTGGAACCGGACAATTCGACTGGGAATTTTGTGAAAATCACGCAACGTATTCCTGTAAAAATTGATTTTGAAGCTTCCGCAAAAGAATTGGAATCCGTAAAACCAGGGATGAGTGTGACTGTGGAAATAAAAAAGTAA
- a CDS encoding META domain-containing protein — MTSLEGTWELKYITGPKIAFDGLFPNKKPTIAFDLKGNKITGNNSCNQYFGALLMDGAKINFKDAKIGMTMMACEGNGDSVYMDTLNKIESYTITDDGKTLNFLLGNIVMMRFTHQE, encoded by the coding sequence ATGACATCACTTGAAGGAACTTGGGAATTGAAATACATAACAGGACCTAAAATTGCTTTTGACGGTTTGTTCCCCAACAAAAAACCAACAATTGCATTTGATTTGAAAGGTAATAAAATTACAGGAAACAATAGTTGTAATCAGTATTTTGGAGCTTTGCTTATGGATGGTGCCAAAATTAATTTTAAAGATGCCAAAATTGGTATGACAATGATGGCCTGTGAAGGTAATGGGGATTCAGTATATATGGATACCCTGAATAAAATAGAATCGTACACGATTACTGATGATGGGAAAACCTTGAATTTTTTGTTAGGTAATATTGTAATGATGCGATTTACCCATCAAGAATAA
- a CDS encoding transporter codes for MKIQDMVVQSLICVRKTKFLLIALFFIYNCCVAQDLEPRVYANLPKGGNIIVGTYGFMKGDVVSEPTLPIADFVISSNNFGVGYMHTFGLANKLARIQVAVPYVTMDGKATVSGEKVTGNRTGFGDMRIRFGINLLGSPALERKEFAKYQQKTIFGTSLVVSVPTGVYYADKRINIGSNRWGFKPEVGISKRFEHVYAEFYSGVWFYTQNNEFLSDKDLEQKPVLSLQGHASYFFKNHMWVGINLNWFSGGKTVIDDLPAGSVINSSRIGATWSVPLSRSQSVKLQFNTGTFKSIGLNYDSISLGYQYVFF; via the coding sequence ATGAAAATTCAGGATATGGTTGTGCAAAGCTTAATTTGTGTTAGAAAGACTAAATTTTTATTAATTGCCCTTTTCTTTATTTACAATTGTTGTGTGGCACAGGATCTTGAGCCAAGAGTTTATGCAAATTTGCCTAAAGGTGGTAATATTATAGTGGGTACTTATGGGTTCATGAAAGGAGACGTGGTCTCAGAACCAACTTTGCCTATCGCGGATTTTGTCATTTCAAGCAATAATTTTGGAGTTGGGTATATGCATACGTTTGGTTTGGCTAATAAATTAGCTAGAATTCAAGTCGCTGTTCCGTACGTGACTATGGATGGTAAAGCTACAGTAAGTGGAGAAAAAGTCACGGGAAATCGAACAGGTTTTGGAGATATGCGTATACGATTTGGAATCAATTTATTAGGTTCTCCCGCATTGGAAAGAAAAGAGTTTGCCAAATACCAACAAAAAACAATATTTGGGACAAGTTTAGTTGTCTCAGTTCCTACAGGTGTTTATTATGCCGATAAAAGAATTAATATAGGTTCCAACCGTTGGGGATTCAAGCCGGAGGTGGGTATTTCCAAACGATTTGAACATGTTTACGCCGAATTCTACTCTGGGGTTTGGTTTTATACCCAAAATAATGAATTTCTTAGTGATAAAGATTTGGAGCAAAAACCAGTGCTTTCTTTACAGGGTCATGCCAGTTATTTTTTCAAAAACCACATGTGGGTTGGGATTAATCTTAACTGGTTTAGCGGCGGAAAAACGGTTATTGATGACTTGCCTGCTGGAAGTGTAATCAATAGTTCAAGAATCGGCGCAACATGGTCTGTACCATTATCAAGAAGTCAATCTGTTAAATTGCAATTTAATACAGGAACGTTTAAGAGTATTGGACTAAATTATGATTCCATTAGCCTTGGTTATCAATATGTTTTTTTCTAA
- a CDS encoding MFS transporter: MGSIKKGSVFTLVGLYLLTIPFFNALNVTSYDNSQILGHFGASTTVFTYSTYIPFFVMLGFLPLGMKIGKQIPMRTMILSVSFSSIICNTASLYATTIEWFTVWRALLAILSIIGIFATIIPIILKYNPTFNMPILYGIVQFILHGSKQLYQYFGTEMTSIHNWTFGIYFLNINFLVAILLAWIFYRKDVAPMKGVFQFDWRGWLIMLLFLIIILFLCAEGQTRNWLTDPKVAMATAFLLVIVGVYLLHVRFTDNPIINTDVYKYRNVVLGSLLFFYTGMMNGTGSIVTGFMTNILGFDSIYVARTHLAILIGLFIAIPLSTYLLFKRIYLATIWVTGFACYGMYHTLLYFRFYPEIDAADFFGPFIFKGLAIGFLYPAASLYISENVPKTLGDSRMMSGVISRAVFASLLGGAILGTFISNMNVQHKTGLSQQLTELNPMAKAQLNKNKKYYMLQGLSAWEAQKKAEKSLSNQTSQPAMLLAYKDIYLVMAVLCFFPILILLLFRLGRRPIGRVDVEPIPF; the protein is encoded by the coding sequence ATGGGTTCAATAAAAAAAGGAAGTGTGTTTACCCTTGTAGGACTTTATCTCCTTACGATTCCTTTTTTTAATGCATTGAATGTGACCTCTTATGACAATTCGCAGATATTGGGTCATTTTGGTGCTTCTACCACGGTTTTTACCTATTCGACCTATATTCCTTTTTTTGTGATGTTGGGTTTTTTGCCCTTGGGAATGAAAATAGGAAAGCAGATTCCGATGCGAACGATGATTTTATCCGTTAGTTTTTCGTCCATAATCTGCAACACGGCTTCGTTGTATGCAACCACAATTGAATGGTTTACCGTTTGGCGGGCTTTGTTGGCAATTTTGTCTATCATAGGAATTTTTGCAACCATAATTCCTATAATTTTAAAATACAATCCAACTTTTAACATGCCCATTTTGTATGGTATCGTTCAGTTTATTCTTCACGGCAGTAAGCAGTTGTACCAATATTTTGGAACAGAAATGACAAGTATTCATAACTGGACTTTTGGGATTTACTTTTTGAATATCAATTTTTTGGTGGCAATACTTTTGGCTTGGATTTTTTATAGAAAAGATGTGGCGCCCATGAAAGGAGTTTTTCAATTTGATTGGAGAGGCTGGCTCATCATGCTCTTGTTTCTTATAATTATTCTTTTTCTTTGTGCCGAAGGGCAAACTCGCAATTGGCTAACCGATCCAAAAGTAGCTATGGCAACTGCTTTTTTACTCGTTATCGTAGGTGTTTATCTCCTCCATGTTCGATTTACCGACAATCCTATAATCAATACCGATGTGTATAAGTACCGAAACGTAGTTCTGGGGTCTTTGCTCTTTTTTTATACTGGGATGATGAATGGTACAGGAAGTATTGTGACTGGATTTATGACCAATATTTTAGGTTTTGACAGTATTTATGTGGCAAGAACACATTTAGCCATTTTGATAGGGCTTTTTATAGCCATCCCACTATCGACTTACCTTTTGTTCAAGCGAATTTATTTGGCAACAATTTGGGTTACGGGTTTTGCCTGTTATGGAATGTATCACACTCTTCTTTATTTTAGATTTTATCCCGAAATTGATGCAGCCGATTTTTTTGGACCTTTTATATTCAAAGGATTGGCCATTGGCTTTTTGTACCCAGCAGCATCACTTTATATTTCTGAAAATGTGCCTAAAACTTTGGGGGATTCCAGAATGATGAGCGGTGTGATTTCACGTGCTGTTTTTGCCTCATTATTGGGCGGGGCTATTTTGGGAACTTTTATTTCCAATATGAACGTACAACATAAAACAGGTCTTAGCCAACAATTAACGGAATTAAACCCAATGGCCAAAGCACAATTAAATAAGAATAAAAAATACTATATGCTTCAAGGATTATCGGCATGGGAAGCACAAAAAAAAGCCGAAAAAAGTCTTTCAAACCAAACGTCACAGCCAGCGATGTTGTTGGCTTACAAAGATATTTATCTGGTAATGGCAGTACTGTGTTTCTTCCCAATTCTAATTCTTCTGTTATTTCGATTAGGACGACGGCCAATCGGAAGGGTTGATGTGGAGCCGATACCTTTTTAA
- a CDS encoding BamA/TamA family outer membrane protein — protein sequence MIKFLIPFFIVLFGNQSLVNAQTNPDIDNSCPPKTVFELFKKKDSILIVKPIKNSFLLVIPIIGIQPATGFSYGATGQYTFKGKGISDKYSSANLGVTFTTQKQLLVNVKNNILLKSNSIYLRGDYRLYIFTQPNYGLGTNIIPTNREDPDFDIESIKEPMDYNYFKFHQTASWEIKKDFYIGGGIEIDWYSSIIDKNLDVANGKFTNHYNYSVLNGFNENEYFVNGLSFNFIYDSRDNQINTRKGWFANVDYRLNGHLFNDQKASNVLYTEFRYFIPMDPKREQFVLGFWAYGQFVTKGVVPYLNLPAIGWDQRSRSGEGYTQGLFRGNNLAYFQVELRFPITCNQLLSGTVFTNFTSASNKYDHIGLFEYVQPAYGVGLRLLIDKATRTNLVFDYAVGNHSKGFYLNAGETF from the coding sequence ATGATAAAATTCTTAATTCCTTTTTTTATTGTTTTATTTGGAAATCAAAGTTTAGTTAATGCTCAAACTAATCCGGATATTGACAATTCTTGCCCACCCAAAACGGTTTTTGAATTGTTTAAAAAGAAAGACTCAATTCTGATTGTAAAACCTATTAAGAATAGTTTTTTGCTGGTTATTCCTATAATCGGGATACAGCCGGCAACAGGGTTTAGTTACGGGGCGACGGGACAATATACTTTCAAAGGTAAAGGAATTTCAGACAAATATTCTTCTGCCAATCTTGGGGTGACTTTTACTACCCAAAAACAGTTATTGGTTAATGTCAAAAATAATATTCTATTAAAAAGCAATAGTATTTATCTTAGGGGCGATTATCGACTGTACATTTTTACACAACCCAACTATGGTCTGGGAACTAATATTATTCCAACAAACAGAGAAGATCCTGATTTTGATATAGAATCGATCAAAGAGCCGATGGATTATAACTATTTTAAGTTTCATCAAACCGCTTCATGGGAAATAAAAAAGGATTTTTATATAGGTGGAGGAATTGAAATTGATTGGTATTCGTCAATAATTGATAAGAACCTTGATGTTGCAAACGGAAAATTCACTAACCATTATAATTATAGTGTTCTTAATGGATTTAATGAAAATGAATATTTTGTAAATGGGCTAAGTTTTAATTTTATCTACGATTCCAGGGATAACCAAATTAATACGCGAAAAGGCTGGTTTGCTAATGTCGATTACAGGCTTAATGGACATTTGTTTAATGACCAAAAGGCAAGTAATGTACTCTATACTGAGTTTAGGTACTTTATTCCAATGGATCCCAAAAGAGAACAATTTGTACTAGGTTTTTGGGCTTATGGACAGTTTGTAACCAAGGGAGTTGTTCCCTATTTAAATTTGCCCGCCATAGGTTGGGATCAACGAAGTCGGAGCGGGGAGGGTTATACACAAGGCCTTTTTCGTGGAAATAATTTAGCTTATTTTCAGGTCGAATTAAGGTTTCCCATAACCTGCAATCAGCTTCTTAGTGGGACTGTATTTACAAATTTTACATCTGCAAGTAATAAGTATGACCACATTGGACTTTTTGAATATGTTCAGCCTGCTTATGGGGTTGGTTTAAGACTTCTGATAGATAAAGCTACTCGTACCAATCTTGTTTTTGATTATGCGGTTGGAAATCATTCTAAAGGTTTTTATTTAAATGCAGGAGAAACGTTTTGA
- a CDS encoding AI-2E family transporter, whose protein sequence is MENSNPYKSKQIFEVILQLGLVFLILGFCIKLLLPFMMPILWAIILAIVFYPAFNFLQKKLKGRKSLASFIITAALLIIIIAPTVLFVNSVTASITELKTGVENGTLKVATPGQNIKDWPLVGDKAYDFLYSLSTDLKAGVLEYKEQIVELSKKLLGSVLSSTVALLQVILSVIIAGVLMVSTSAQNLATNFIKRISGDSGDEFLDISVSTVYQVVKGILGVAIIQTLIQAVGLFGAGIPFAGVLTVICLMLSIIQVGPIIINLGVIAYLFSLDNTTAAALWSVFFVLSGLSDNVLKPLLLGKGALVPMLVIFLGVIGGFMMSGFVGLFVGPIIFSIGYKLFAAWMDNKPESASAEI, encoded by the coding sequence ATGGAAAATTCAAACCCATACAAAAGCAAACAGATTTTTGAAGTCATCTTACAGCTAGGACTAGTTTTCCTAATTTTGGGATTTTGTATCAAACTTTTATTGCCTTTTATGATGCCAATTCTTTGGGCAATCATATTGGCTATTGTATTCTACCCTGCTTTCAATTTTTTGCAAAAAAAATTAAAGGGTCGCAAAAGCCTTGCTTCATTTATAATTACAGCAGCCTTATTGATAATCATTATTGCACCAACTGTATTGTTTGTAAATTCGGTTACAGCAAGTATAACTGAATTAAAAACAGGGGTAGAGAATGGTACTTTGAAAGTGGCAACACCAGGTCAAAACATCAAAGACTGGCCTCTAGTAGGAGACAAAGCCTATGATTTTCTTTATTCATTATCCACAGATCTAAAAGCTGGAGTACTCGAGTACAAAGAACAAATTGTAGAATTATCTAAAAAATTGCTGGGCAGCGTACTCAGTTCTACAGTTGCTTTATTACAGGTAATTCTTTCCGTAATTATTGCAGGAGTATTGATGGTTTCAACTAGTGCTCAAAATTTAGCAACCAATTTCATCAAGAGAATTTCGGGTGATTCAGGTGACGAATTTTTAGATATTTCAGTGTCAACAGTATATCAGGTGGTGAAAGGAATATTGGGTGTAGCCATTATCCAAACCCTGATCCAAGCCGTGGGACTCTTTGGTGCTGGTATTCCTTTTGCGGGGGTGTTAACAGTTATTTGTTTGATGCTTTCCATTATCCAAGTCGGTCCCATCATTATCAACCTTGGGGTAATTGCCTATCTATTTTCATTGGATAATACCACCGCAGCAGCTTTATGGTCAGTGTTTTTTGTCCTAAGCGGACTATCAGATAACGTCCTAAAACCATTGCTATTAGGAAAAGGGGCGCTAGTGCCTATGTTGGTTATTTTTCTTGGTGTAATCGGCGGATTCATGATGTCTGGATTCGTAGGTTTATTTGTGGGGCCAATCATATTTTCTATAGGCTATAAATTATTTGCCGCCTGGATGGATAACAAACCCGAAAGTGCTTCAGCTGAAATCTAA
- a CDS encoding YdeI family protein, giving the protein MKEKEHLYFKNASDWREWLHNNHHLSTGVYLIFYKVNSPFESMRWEEAVQVAICYGWIDSTVRNVDEHSRKQIFSPRKNKSVWSKLNKTYIEKLIADNLMHESGLAKIEIAKQNGSWTSLDAVEDLIIPKDLAEAFEQNQMAFENYKNFSPSYRKSYLYWLNHAKRAETRNSRIASIIDLCQQNKKSRD; this is encoded by the coding sequence TTGAAAGAAAAGGAACATCTTTATTTCAAAAACGCATCAGATTGGCGAGAATGGTTGCATAACAATCATCATTTGTCAACTGGTGTGTATTTAATTTTCTATAAAGTAAATAGTCCTTTTGAAAGTATGCGTTGGGAGGAAGCAGTTCAAGTAGCCATTTGTTATGGTTGGATTGATTCCACCGTGAGAAATGTAGATGAACACAGCCGAAAGCAAATCTTTTCTCCCAGAAAAAATAAAAGCGTTTGGAGTAAACTCAACAAAACCTATATCGAAAAACTCATTGCCGATAATCTGATGCACGAAAGTGGCTTGGCCAAAATCGAGATTGCCAAACAAAACGGTTCTTGGACTTCATTAGACGCTGTTGAAGATTTGATAATTCCGAAGGATTTAGCGGAAGCATTCGAACAAAATCAGATGGCTTTTGAGAACTATAAAAACTTTAGCCCTTCCTATAGAAAAAGTTATCTGTACTGGCTCAATCATGCCAAAAGAGCCGAAACCAGAAACAGTAGAATTGCCTCTATAATTGACCTTTGCCAACAAAACAAAAAATCGAGAGACTGA
- a CDS encoding DUF4251 domain-containing protein — protein MKTVVLSFFLSFSMLIGFAQEKTKQQIKEEKKLAKQKEVEALIDSKEYEFTGVMAYPHGGRSIDLTTNPNFLRFKKDSIHSEMPYFGRAYSGVAYGGGNGGLYFKGPIKDYSVTKGKKNYIIKAEVRDNSDNYSVTLTVYFEGGASLTIGSNNRDSINYRGSIEKIKVK, from the coding sequence ATGAAAACTGTGGTATTATCTTTTTTCCTTTCTTTTTCAATGCTAATAGGTTTTGCACAAGAAAAAACGAAACAGCAAATAAAAGAGGAAAAAAAATTGGCAAAACAAAAAGAAGTGGAAGCTCTTATAGATTCCAAAGAATATGAATTTACGGGTGTAATGGCCTATCCGCATGGTGGTAGAAGCATTGATTTGACTACAAACCCAAATTTTTTGAGATTCAAAAAGGATTCGATTCATAGTGAAATGCCTTATTTTGGGAGAGCATATAGTGGTGTGGCTTATGGAGGTGGTAACGGTGGTTTATATTTTAAAGGTCCTATAAAAGATTATTCGGTAACAAAAGGCAAGAAGAATTATATAATAAAAGCCGAAGTTAGGGATAATTCAGATAATTATTCGGTTACTTTAACTGTCTATTTTGAAGGTGGAGCTTCTTTAACTATTGGGTCAAATAATCGTGATTCAATTAATTATAGAGGAAGTATCGAAAAAATAAAAGTGAAATAA
- a CDS encoding potassium channel family protein has protein sequence MTKNKKYRFLNHFWDKESGLSGMLVLLFIMHFFLIPIFGSYSSFMVIINVFWMLFLIAGIISLSKSKKQTILYTIIPFLFILFGWISVFQPSSFVLLADIVFTIATFLLLIFLVLKKVFEPGPITEYRVIGSIVVYMILANFWSVIYLFIYEHIPGAFQITLPPFESNTLQANFLYFSYITITTTGFGEIVPLHPFARAMVQIEAIIGVLYPVILIGRLVSDANENNAKKKQKQ, from the coding sequence ATGACAAAAAATAAAAAATATCGTTTCTTAAATCATTTTTGGGATAAGGAAAGTGGACTCAGCGGAATGTTGGTCTTACTTTTTATTATGCATTTTTTCCTGATTCCAATATTTGGAAGCTATTCTTCCTTCATGGTTATTATCAACGTGTTTTGGATGCTGTTTCTTATAGCTGGGATTATTTCTTTATCCAAATCCAAAAAACAAACGATCTTGTACACAATTATTCCATTCCTTTTTATTCTATTCGGCTGGATTTCGGTTTTCCAACCGAGTTCATTTGTTTTATTGGCCGATATTGTTTTTACCATTGCTACTTTTCTGCTGTTGATTTTTTTGGTTTTGAAAAAAGTTTTTGAGCCGGGGCCAATAACCGAATATCGAGTGATAGGTTCCATAGTGGTGTATATGATTTTAGCCAATTTTTGGTCTGTAATTTATTTGTTTATATACGAACACATTCCCGGTGCTTTCCAAATCACGTTACCGCCTTTTGAAAGCAACACTTTGCAGGCAAATTTCTTGTATTTCAGTTATATAACAATCACAACAACAGGTTTTGGTGAGATTGTGCCTTTGCATCCCTTTGCTAGGGCAATGGTGCAAATCGAAGCTATTATAGGGGTTTTGTATCCCGTGATCCTTATTGGCCGTCTGGTTTCGGATGCCAATGAAAACAATGCCAAAAAGAAACAAAAGCAATAG